A DNA window from Bdellovibrio sp. BCCA contains the following coding sequences:
- a CDS encoding oligosaccharide flippase family protein, which yields MFSQWAIYFTIVTIVGGISTARYSDSLVLIKTEKNARIMFMLCLLIGLAFSTLSVFLSPVLWSLGYLTGYGALLIPINVLVFCVHLSCLQMLVRHRKFSLYSISILTMSVLPSLFQFLAGQVLGATGTSIIIAGFSGQFISLSATVKYTGVHWQRVTLLRLKGIARAHSQFPKYSMGFAFFSLIRVRALYLIFGAYKDPSFLGYYAQTDRLLNAPSALLGASVRPVFFRYAAEVGIHNVEKPLRSIFKSILFCGAPIVGVLMFYSDEIITLILGKQWVSGAWLFKTMLIPSFLLLCTNWLDRAYDILKLQKIVFLMECFYGLAGILLGSYLILVLEDPKVAVFVLALLFSIYYSHWVLFLFKKMGVSTAPILIYIFSCIGFIFGSFSFLLLVQNAGGSAITGLSLLLLLSIVGLYLLLKKDWMSLLSLLRA from the coding sequence GTGTTTTCTCAATGGGCAATATACTTCACAATTGTGACGATTGTCGGTGGTATTTCTACTGCACGATATTCGGATTCTTTGGTTCTGATAAAAACGGAAAAGAATGCGCGAATAATGTTTATGCTATGTCTACTGATCGGCTTGGCATTTTCTACTTTGTCTGTTTTCCTAAGTCCCGTGTTATGGTCTCTGGGGTACCTTACTGGGTATGGAGCCTTGCTGATTCCTATAAATGTCCTTGTTTTTTGTGTGCATTTATCGTGCTTGCAAATGTTAGTCAGGCACAGGAAGTTTTCTTTATATTCCATTTCAATTTTAACTATGTCTGTACTTCCAAGTCTTTTCCAATTTCTTGCAGGCCAAGTATTGGGGGCGACCGGTACTTCAATCATAATAGCAGGCTTTTCGGGGCAGTTTATCTCATTGTCTGCTACTGTAAAATACACTGGAGTACATTGGCAAAGGGTGACTCTGTTACGTTTGAAAGGAATTGCTAGGGCTCATTCACAATTTCCTAAATACTCTATGGGTTTCGCCTTTTTCTCACTTATTCGTGTTCGTGCGCTTTATCTTATATTTGGTGCTTATAAAGATCCATCTTTTTTGGGTTATTACGCACAAACGGATCGTCTATTGAATGCCCCTAGTGCGTTGCTGGGTGCATCAGTGCGTCCTGTATTCTTCCGATATGCTGCAGAGGTTGGTATTCATAATGTAGAGAAGCCTCTGAGGAGTATCTTCAAGAGTATTTTGTTTTGCGGAGCCCCTATCGTCGGCGTTTTGATGTTTTATTCTGATGAAATCATAACACTAATTTTAGGAAAACAATGGGTCAGCGGAGCCTGGTTATTCAAAACAATGCTGATCCCATCATTTTTGTTACTATGCACGAACTGGCTAGATAGGGCCTATGATATTTTGAAACTTCAGAAGATTGTTTTTCTGATGGAGTGTTTCTATGGCCTTGCGGGTATTTTACTTGGCTCGTATCTGATTTTAGTTTTGGAAGATCCAAAGGTCGCGGTGTTTGTCTTGGCGCTTCTGTTTTCTATTTACTATTCTCACTGGGTATTGTTTTTGTTTAAAAAAATGGGTGTCAGTACTGCGCCCATCCTGATTTATATCTTTAGCTGTATTGGATTTATTTTTGGATCTTTTTCCTTCCTGCTGTTGGTCCAGAATGCGGGAGGGAGTGCAATTACTGGTCTTTCGCTTTTGCTGCTCTTAAGTATTGTTGGGCTTTATCTTCTTTTAAAAAAAGACTGGATGAGCCTATTGAGTCTATTGCGGGCATGA
- the hisH gene encoding imidazole glycerol phosphate synthase subunit HisH: MSNCDVTIIDYGSGNIASVVNMVKRIGYSATVAKDPRELSGAARVILPGVGAFDAGMQKLREREFIDPLTKLAFEAKIPFLGICLGSQLLGRSSEEGKELGLGWLDFECRKFIPEGNLKVPHMGWNFVSTRNMCAVTRDLPQDPRFYFVHSYYMDVHDSSQVLFNTYYGHDFASGVVKENIYGVQFHPEKSHKFGMSLLRSFLEAR, from the coding sequence ATGTCGAATTGTGACGTTACTATTATTGACTACGGATCAGGGAATATTGCGTCTGTCGTAAATATGGTAAAACGTATTGGTTACTCAGCGACCGTGGCAAAAGACCCAAGGGAGCTATCGGGAGCAGCAAGAGTTATCTTACCGGGCGTCGGGGCTTTTGATGCGGGTATGCAGAAGTTAAGGGAGAGAGAGTTTATAGATCCTTTGACGAAGCTTGCCTTCGAAGCAAAAATTCCTTTTCTCGGCATATGTCTAGGCTCCCAGCTTTTAGGGAGAAGCAGTGAGGAAGGGAAAGAGTTAGGCTTGGGTTGGTTAGATTTTGAATGTCGTAAATTTATTCCTGAAGGTAATCTAAAAGTTCCGCATATGGGTTGGAACTTTGTGAGTACAAGAAACATGTGTGCAGTTACCAGAGATCTGCCGCAAGATCCACGATTTTATTTTGTGCATTCATACTATATGGATGTTCACGACTCGTCTCAAGTTTTATTTAATACATATTATGGACATGATTTTGCCTCAGGAGTCGTGAAAGAAAATATTTACGGTGTCCAATTTCATCCTGAGAAGAGTCATAAGTTCGGTATGTCACTTCTAAGAAGTTTTCTCGAGGCAAGATAA
- a CDS encoding AglZ/HisF2 family acetamidino modification protein, whose amino-acid sequence MYRNRVIPVLLIDNGSLVKTKQFKDAVYVGDPVNAVRIFNEKEVDELTIFDISATRENREPDYSLIEEIAGECFMPVNYGGGLSNLNQIRRVFDCGVEKITINSAARNLDVVSSAAAVFGSQSIVVSIDCKKKVFLGGYSCYGSSGSVDLKISPENLARETEQAGAGEIIVSAIENDGVMKGYDLKLIKEVSSAVSIPVVAVGGAGELFHFSEALRVGASAVAAGSMFVFHGKHRAVLISYPSSDDLSALNSKVSQ is encoded by the coding sequence ATGTATCGAAATCGTGTAATTCCAGTTTTATTAATCGATAATGGAAGTCTTGTGAAGACGAAACAGTTTAAGGACGCAGTTTATGTCGGTGATCCTGTAAATGCCGTTAGAATATTCAACGAAAAAGAAGTCGACGAGCTTACTATCTTTGATATTTCTGCAACTCGCGAGAACCGAGAGCCTGATTACTCTTTGATTGAGGAAATTGCTGGCGAATGTTTTATGCCTGTCAATTATGGAGGAGGACTTTCCAATCTTAATCAAATTAGAAGGGTCTTTGATTGCGGTGTGGAGAAAATTACAATCAACTCGGCGGCAAGAAATTTGGACGTGGTGTCGAGTGCGGCTGCAGTATTCGGAAGTCAAAGTATTGTGGTTTCAATTGATTGTAAGAAAAAAGTCTTTTTGGGTGGGTATTCTTGCTATGGGAGTTCCGGATCAGTTGATCTAAAGATATCACCAGAAAATTTAGCCCGCGAGACGGAACAGGCTGGGGCGGGGGAAATTATAGTAAGTGCCATCGAAAATGATGGAGTAATGAAAGGATATGACTTAAAGCTTATTAAGGAAGTTTCTTCTGCCGTATCGATTCCTGTCGTTGCTGTAGGAGGAGCTGGCGAATTATTTCATTTCTCAGAAGCGCTTAGGGTGGGTGCGTCTGCTGTTGCTGCGGGCAGCATGTTCGTATTTCATGGAAAGCACCGCGCCGTTCTTATTAGCTATCCTAGTAGTGATGATCTTAGCGCTCTGAATAGTAAGGTCAGTCAATGA